CCTATACGTACACAACCTCCGAAGTTGAACAATACGGGCAAGTTAGGCGGACAGATGTCGACTTGCTGATCCCCCTCTGGGAGCACCTTTGGACCGAAAAAGCTGATTTCAGGAAGTCAGAGCTGTTTCGGACCAACGAGGCAATACAGAGGATGTCCGAAAAAGAGGGCGAAAAAATCAAGCAGATCGGCTATCAATTCCAAGCCGATCTCAGAGAAGTTCGCTCAAACATGTTGCTCGCCAAAGCCGATTTCGACGCAAAGCTAAAGGAGTTGTCGGAGTATGAGGATGACATTAAAGGCCTTGGCCTGATGGAGCAACAGCAAGAGGAAAAACTGAAAGCAGCGACACAGGAACTCGAGTCAACATCAACGGCTACGGCAGACAGCAACGCAGAGGGTTATGAATTTATCCTGATGCAAGAGCCAACCAATCAGCTCCTCCTCCGCCAGAGCGGTGTTCATGATCCGATTGATGTGGTCAAATCAACCGAACTTCTGATTGAAGGGGGCGCTGACAAAGGGGTCAAACGCCTCAATTATCTCGCAGAAGGCGAGGAGGTTCAGGAATGAGCTCATCGACATCAACAGGCATTAGCAGTTCAGAAGCAGCAAGAATCGCAAGAGATGCTGCAAACGAAGCTCTACGAAAGGCACAACTCTACACAGACCAAAAAGTCGACGAAATCATGAGAGACATCGATCAAATGAGTCGGGAGCTACAACGCTCCATTGAGACTCAGACAGCAGCAATTATTGCCAGCGTTGGCACCACAACCGCGGCTGTCATTTCCACCAAGGACGAGGTCGAACAAGCCAAGGGGCAAATCACACTACAACTCAGGAGTGAGCTTCAGCTCGAACTTGGCAGAAAGCTAAACGTCGCGAGATCAGCATCCTCCAAATTCAAGCAATTTTTCGAGGACATCAAATCTCGCTTTGACAAGTCACTACAGGGTGTATTTATTAACAGGAACGAATACGACGTTCGCTTTATTCAAATATTCGAAGAGTACGAGAAGAAAATTCGCACCATCGGAGAACATATTTTCCAGATCCGCGACGAAATCAAGCTCGTGGAAGAGGCAAGCTCTGAATCCCTTGAAACCATACACAGCTTGCCGCTGGAGGTGGATTTATATCGGCTCAAGCTCCGCAGCGAAGAACTTGACCAAACCATTCAACTCTTGGAAGCTTCACGGCTGCATGAGATCAAATCATCGCTTAGCAAGCTTCAGCTAGCTGCCGACTCCCTCAGCTTCAACAACCTGAATAGCAGCGATGACAGAATTGGGATTGAGGCGCTTCTGGTTAAATCCAACAACAATAAATCCGATTTGTTGATGGGTGCCGATGCTCAGCGCTCGCCAGGAGCATCTGTTCAGCTACAAAGTGAGCTCTTGGACAATGCTGACAATTGCTTGGACGAAAACCTACAGACCATTCTGGAACATGGCCTAGAGCAACGACAAACGAGAGATTTGAATAACCAGGAGTATCAAGAACTCCAAGAAGCCATTAACACGCTCAGTGAAGACGGCATCATTTCACCCGATGATGCAGCCTTTGCAGAAGCAGTCATCAACTCCAAAAACATTAAAACTTACGCTTAATTCATCTCATGACCTTATCCGAAGTTGCAGATCGCCTGATTCTCAATGGCTCTGTCGAAGGGAATGTCTTCCCAAAGGAAGAACGGGACGTTCTCTTTCCGCTGACCATCAAACCAGAGGCCCAGGACATCACTGTTCATGGATCCATTTATGCACGGGCCATCGACATTGAGCCTGGCAATGTTCTAGTCCATGGGCCCATCGCATCAAGAGGTGACATTCTTGTTCACCAGAATGCAGGAAGATTTCAAGCCATGGGAGGGATCACGACATTAAGCGGCCTCGTCATCGGACAGAAAAACCAATCAGCGAATCAATTGGTCCACAACTGTAATGAATGCAGAGGGTTAATTAAAGGCGATATTGTTTCCAACCAAAGTATTGTCCTGAACAACTGCGTTGTTTTCGGCAGCATTAAAGCCGTTAATTGCACCATAACAAACAGCATCATTCTCGGCACGGTTCATTGTGAAGATCACCTGACCATTCAAATGAGTAGTCTTGGCGGTTACGTCAGCCGGGAAGTGAACTTTGAGGGAGTCAATATGTTGTTCAATGCCTTGGGAGAAAGCAGAAACAGGCCCAATTTCCTTCCCTATGAAGACAGTGATGGGAGCATCATCTCTGCTTCCCTACATCTGTACTCGGCAGCTCGTGGAACGTGTGGAATGCGCATGACCACAGATCTCGCAAAACAACACACACTCAGCATTCTTTATCCAGATGTGGACTGGATCAATGTTCATGCGCAGACGAACGAAACCTCAGATCAAGACCCTGTCTATGCGGACACTTGGGTTCTGTCGCTTGGAGGTCGAATTGCCGACTACTCCAAGCTCAGTGATGCCACCAATACCTTAAGTGAACTGCTCAGAATTGGCTTTGAATTCAGTCACTACTCTCCAGAGGTGAAGCGACAGCAATTGGACAAGATCCGCCCTCAACTTACCGAAGGCGAGCGGGCCATTCTCGACTCAGTATGCATTTAAAGTAGATCATGAAAAACGTACAAATTTTCTTCTTTCTTTTCCTCAGCGTCATCTACTGGTTCTTGTGCGGTGGTCCAAATTTCTTTGACCACCCAGCATCCCTCGGATATTTCGCTCTGGGACTGGCATACATCAGTTGCATGATATGGACAGATTCACTGTTCAATCTATTCAACGGAGATCGATACACGTACGGTGCTGCAGTTAAAGGAATTGCCTTGGCTTTCGGGAGTCCGGCTGTCATCGTCATTGCATTTCTTGTCCGCGTTGACTCAAACCTGATCAACATCCCGACCTGGCTCAATAACATTGGAATTGGCGTTGCTCTGCTATGTTTTTTGCCAATATTATCCGTTCCAATGATGACAACCAACGCGGTTGATGCATTACCCAGTCAACAATCTCGTCGCGAGTACGACGACAAGTCGACCGTCTCCACTCCAAAGGACTGAAATCATGTTTGATTGGATCAAGGACCAATCCAAAGCTCTCTACATTGCGAGACCGGATCAAGCCTCAAACGAGCTGGTCTGGGCCCATCCCGACCGCTCAATCCCGCGTGGTGCAAAACTAACAGTCAGGAGCGACGAAATTGCACTGTTCTTCCGTGAAGGACAGTTCATTGGGGAGATCCTGCCAGGCACAGTCCTAATGGACACGGCCAACATTCCTTTCCTTGGCTCTCTGATCGACCAGTTCACTGGCGGCAACCAATTCATCACTGAGCTGTACTTTTGCAAGACGTCCGAAACACAAGTATCTCTCTACCAATCCAGCCTCGGTCAGTTCACGGATATCTTGTCGACCAATCTTGTTAATTTATACGGTGGGCTCGAATACAGCATTGTCGTCAAGAATCCAAAAGCATTAATCCTTGGCATAGGCGGGCAAAACATCAACACATCAGATTCGGCTACAGAGAAATTAAATGGTCGCGTCAATAACGTTTTACGCTCTGTTGTTGGTCAACTCTCGAGCTCGAATCAAATCACAGATATCACTTCAGGATCAAAAACTGAAGTTCTTGCAGATGCTGTGCAACAAAAGCTAAGCGAAGAGTTTCTACAGATGGGTGTGGGCTTGATGCGCATCATGAACCTTGTCATCTCGCTGGATCAAGAGAGCGAGGATCTGCTGAGAGAGTTTGGCAAGCAGCGTGCCGATCTACGTCTGCAGGAAATGGGGGCACAGGCTGCAACCCAAGAAGGCTTCGCTGAATACAACTTGATTCAGGGTCAGCGTCAGGCACTCGAAGGCTTGGGGGCAGGCATGGCAACAGGCAACAGCCCGATTTTGATGGGCGGTGGACTCGGTGGTGGAGGTCTTGGTGCGAATCTCACAACCCCGCCAAGAAGCCGAGTCACCACACAATCATCTTCATCCCGCTCACGGTCTGGGGGTGCAGCCATTCGGGGAGAACGAAAGTTTTTCTATGTTTTGGATGGGGTCGAACAAGGTCCAGTATCACCCCGCAATGTTGCGCTCATTGCACTCTCGAAAAACATCAGCCTCAGCGATCTACAAGTCCGTTCTGAGGACGATGCTCCAGGCGATAGTTTCGCCGCCGAATACGAGCCCTTAATCCGGGATGAATACAACCGCAGAAAACCCAGTTGATGACGAAATTGACCCAACAAAATTCCGTAAAACACAACAAGGTGTTTCATAACTGACTCCCTTTAATTCCGATTCTTCCCATGAGCTCTCTGCCTGACTACGAAACACTCAAAAGCGCTATTACAACATGCTGGGATCGCAGTAAGAGCAACAACAATTGGATTACATTTTTAGATTCGATCCCAAAAGCAGACAACACATCTGGCGCTAGGGAAGAGGAGAATGCGGAAGGCACTCAAGACAACAATCAAGAGCTCTTAACCTTTATTGCCAACACGGACTTGGTCGAAATTTTGTCCGAAGCAGATTTGCATGCTTCAGACCTACTCTCGACGACCGCTGATCGGCTTGGCGTGAAGTCCTGGCAACTCAGTGAATATGTTGAGCTACTCAAAGAGGAACTAAGCCTTACAAGCGATCAATACATCCGTTACGAAAAGGCAGAATCATCTGAAGCTTCACAGATCCCTGAACAGCCAGCCACCAGCTCATCCAGCACACCAGCACCAGCCGCTCCTGCTGAATCTCTGCCTGCAACAACAATTGACCCTGCTCAGTTGCTGCAAAACAATGCGCAACCAAAGTCTCAATCCCTGGTTCCACTACTTCTTTCGGGGATAGGAATTCTTTTACTCATCCTCATCGCGGTTCTATCCCAGAAGAACGAAAAAGCGTCACAGCTCAGTCAAGCCTCACAACCTGAAATGCAGGCGAGCAAACCAAGCAGTAGCTGGACTCCACCAAAACCAAAGCGGGAAGAACCCACAACACAAAATTCGGTCTATTTCCAGGGAATTGATCTACCCATAACCAATAAAATATGCAACAAGAAAGGCAGCTTCTGCATCTACAACCTCGCCAAACTTGTTGATGACGAAAAGGGCTCAGCTTATTACGAATTCCGCGAAATAAATAAAGGCAAACTTACCCAGATCAATGGCAGCATTTCGATTGGCAAGATTGAACGCATTAACAACATGCGGAAATTCACATTTGAGTGGGAGGATGATTTAAGAACCACGTCGCCTGAATTTGCTGCAGCAGGTTATTTCCGCCTGGATCAAGATACTGACAAGCGCAAATCTGGGATCCTCACGCGCTTTGTGACGACCCGCAGCTTTGGATCCAAGACACCTGTCGGGCAGGAAAACACATCTTACTTGTTTCCCCGGTGATTAAGTGAGAAGCGCTCTTGGCCTTTCCATTGGCTGCGATTTTGTCATCCTGAGGATACTCGCCGATACAAGGCCTGATCATCCGCAGGCAGATGCATTAGAGGTGAGTTACCCGCTTGGAGAAATCCAAGCCAGTGATCTCTATGGAATGAGGCATATCAACAACCGTACAACTCAGGCGTTGGGAACGAGGACAAGACGTTGGGTTGAAAAGATTTTGATCAATTGTGGCCTATGCAATTCATCAAACCTGATTGTTGTCGCCACACCAAGCCTTCTCCACAAAGAATCTGATCAGATTCGCCAGCGCGTTCTCCTCCAGGCGATCAATCAGCTACAACGCCTTAAGCAACTTCTAAACGTCTGGCCAGCCAGAGGAGATTGCACCAACCTCCTGATCTGATTTGAGAGCGCACTGATCTCACTGTGACAAGCCACCCAGATCGACCAGATGATTTCCTGATGACGACGCCAAGCTGGCTCAACCTCACAAGGACCGTGCGTTTCGGAGACACGGATGCAGCTGGAGTCATGCATTTCCATCAGCTGTTGCGCTGGTGCCATGAAGCATGGGAAGAGAGCCTGGAGCTCTATGGCATTGAAGCCAAAACGGTGTTCCCTGGATGTCGTGACCAGGAATGCTGGCCCGACACCGCACTCCCAGTGGTGCAGTGCAGCGCCAGCTTCAGAAAAGCTGTGCATGGTGGAGACCAACTGCTCGTGAGACTGAAACCAGAACGGATTGATCAGGGATGTTTTGAGGTTCACAGTCAATTTCTCTGCAACGACCAGGAAGTTGCCCATGGCTTGATCAGACACATGGCCATTGATGTGGCAACACGCCGACGTTGCCCGATACCAGAGGCCATCTCCCTCTGGCTTGAGGCTGCACAGATCGGGCAGATCAGAGAACTCTGAGCCATGCACCGAACAAAGCTCTTGCTCATCTCAGAGCGAGGCGTGACAGACCCCCGAGGCCGATGGCGACACAATTGCGACATCGGCAAGTTCAAGAATCGGCGCACAAATCAGCCATCTGCAACGCGTGCAGCCGTCAAAGAACACTGAAAAACTTTGCACCAAAGCTAATTTGTGGGTCATTTTCTTAATCCCGATGGATTTGAGAATTCTGATCGTTGCGTTGCCAATTCTTCTTGCCCTGAGCTGGGCCGGTTACAACATTGGCAGAGCTGCAATCGGCCAGCTTCAGAATGCGATCAAGCAATACAAAACCAATCAAACCTCCTAAAAAAATTCAACATCTGTATACCAACAAACCATTCATCACCCCTTAATCATTGAAGTTCTTCCTCAGCATTGTGAATATTTCAAGCCTCTTCATTGAGAATAGATTTTTTAGTTTCTCAGTTCGGAAGTGAAATAGCACAGATACGATGTTTGACACCTCTGCGGCATTTACAGCACCTTCAGACGTTGAAACAAGGTTTGAAACGACCTTTGAAACTACTGCTGCTTTTACCGCACCGTCTCATAACATCACGTCACCATCAGGTTTAGAGCCTTGTCTTGGTGGCGAACTGAGATTGCAAGCAATCTGGGTCGATGAAAAAGTCTGCGTCGGATGTCGATACTGCGCTCACGTGGCAACGAACACCTTTCTGATGGACGAAGACACTGGTAAGTGTCGAGCAATTCGCCAGGACGGCGATTCAACAATGGTGATTAACGAAGCAATCGACACCTGCCCCGTGGATTGCATTCACTGGATTAGCTTCGAGGAATTGATTGAAAAGAAAAAGGAAGCAATGATCAGAGCTGCTTATTAAGCAAATCACCCGACAACAAAAATACTTGTAAAGACTTTTACAATCCCAACAACAATTAAACCGGAAAGGATCACAAAAGACGGAATGATGTATCGGAACGCTTTATCTGAAGGACGTTCATACAAAACTTTCTCAGCGAACGACTTGGTCGGCCCGAAATTCAGATGATCTTCAATCGACATCATCATGTCGTTTGAAATCAACTTTTCCTGCCAATCATAAGAATATCGAGGAAATTCCTGATAAACAGGAGCCTCTCCAACAGCACGCCCAGGCAAAACTCTTGAAATCTCCAGTGGCACGGTGTCGTAACCAAACCTCTGCATGTACTCCTCACTATTGAGGACGAGATCAACAAAAGACTCAAATCCTTTCTCAGCGATAACAATCGAGTAAGTTAATTTTTCGCTGTTGTCTCGTACCTTGCGCCCTAAAGCTCTACCGATGACCTGCTCGACAAGTCGATAGTTATTGCTACATGACACATAACCGCGCATGAAACGGTCTGACAGCAACAGACCACGAATAAAATCTCTGACCGTGATTGAACCGTTTCTAAGCTGAGACTCGAGATAGCGATCCCTATCGCTACTCATTGCATGAAAATAAATCTGGCGATAACAGCGATTAATTACATCACCAGCGTTATCAACAACATCCCCTTCAATTGAGGGAGCAGCGATTGTGCTCACACGTATGTTTTGAGAGGTAGGCCGAAAGGGCCGAAGGGGAACCGGCAACGAAGAAACCCAGCAAAACTCAGAAAATTACCCTAAGAGTTTGTCGATATGCCAGGGGGAGAAACGGCAAACTAATTCACAATTCAGGCATCACTCCAGGGGCGTGGAATTAATTTGATACGAGCATCTGTGGCAAAGAGAACGTGTCCCTTTTGCGATTTCTGTGCTGGACCCATCAGCAGAGAAAAGGTCCGAGGCATCAGCGCATGCTGAATGCCCTGGTCACAGATCAGACATGAGCCATTGCCACCACAAGCTCCAATCGCTCAACTGGCAAATCCGTCAGGCATGCGGCAGTTGCCAGTGAATGAAATGAAACCGGTCCACCCCAAAAGTGATATTCACAACGAAACGATTGAGCAGACAATGCATCACTGAGCCACACATTCAGGGGTACTGAGTTAACGACTGAGCTGATTGATGTGCGCTCAACCAGTTCTGCCAACGCGCACGCTCCCACTTCCCTGAAGCAGAGCATTCCAGTTCCTGGCACTGAATCCAATGCAGAGGGCGTTCCGGTGCAGGCCATTCGGCCACCAAACGGCGTAAGCGGTCGAAACCATCCGAGGACACATCAGCAGACGACCAGCGAACAAGAGCCACCAGTCGTTCACCCCATTCACGATTGGCCAACC
This genomic window from Synechococcus sp. MIT S9220 contains:
- a CDS encoding thioesterase family protein gives rise to the protein MTTPSWLNLTRTVRFGDTDAAGVMHFHQLLRWCHEAWEESLELYGIEAKTVFPGCRDQECWPDTALPVVQCSASFRKAVHGGDQLLVRLKPERIDQGCFEVHSQFLCNDQEVAHGLIRHMAIDVATRRRCPIPEAISLWLEAAQIGQIREL
- a CDS encoding photosystem II protein Y, producing the protein MDLRILIVALPILLALSWAGYNIGRAAIGQLQNAIKQYKTNQTS
- a CDS encoding ferredoxin; translation: MFDTSAAFTAPSDVETRFETTFETTAAFTAPSHNITSPSGLEPCLGGELRLQAIWVDEKVCVGCRYCAHVATNTFLMDEDTGKCRAIRQDGDSTMVINEAIDTCPVDCIHWISFEELIEKKKEAMIRAAY
- a CDS encoding polymer-forming cytoskeletal protein, which gives rise to MTLSEVADRLILNGSVEGNVFPKEERDVLFPLTIKPEAQDITVHGSIYARAIDIEPGNVLVHGPIASRGDILVHQNAGRFQAMGGITTLSGLVIGQKNQSANQLVHNCNECRGLIKGDIVSNQSIVLNNCVVFGSIKAVNCTITNSIILGTVHCEDHLTIQMSSLGGYVSREVNFEGVNMLFNALGESRNRPNFLPYEDSDGSIISASLHLYSAARGTCGMRMTTDLAKQHTLSILYPDVDWINVHAQTNETSDQDPVYADTWVLSLGGRIADYSKLSDATNTLSELLRIGFEFSHYSPEVKRQQLDKIRPQLTEGERAILDSVCI
- a CDS encoding phycobilisome rod-core linker polypeptide, translating into MPVPLRPFRPTSQNIRVSTIAAPSIEGDVVDNAGDVINRCYRQIYFHAMSSDRDRYLESQLRNGSITVRDFIRGLLLSDRFMRGYVSCSNNYRLVEQVIGRALGRKVRDNSEKLTYSIVIAEKGFESFVDLVLNSEEYMQRFGYDTVPLEISRVLPGRAVGEAPVYQEFPRYSYDWQEKLISNDMMMSIEDHLNFGPTKSFAEKVLYERPSDKAFRYIIPSFVILSGLIVVGIVKVFTSIFVVG
- a CDS encoding SPFH domain-containing protein, whose protein sequence is MFDWIKDQSKALYIARPDQASNELVWAHPDRSIPRGAKLTVRSDEIALFFREGQFIGEILPGTVLMDTANIPFLGSLIDQFTGGNQFITELYFCKTSETQVSLYQSSLGQFTDILSTNLVNLYGGLEYSIVVKNPKALILGIGGQNINTSDSATEKLNGRVNNVLRSVVGQLSSSNQITDITSGSKTEVLADAVQQKLSEEFLQMGVGLMRIMNLVISLDQESEDLLREFGKQRADLRLQEMGAQAATQEGFAEYNLIQGQRQALEGLGAGMATGNSPILMGGGLGGGGLGANLTTPPRSRVTTQSSSSRSRSGGAAIRGERKFFYVLDGVEQGPVSPRNVALIALSKNISLSDLQVRSEDDAPGDSFAAEYEPLIRDEYNRRKPS